A single genomic interval of Aureliella helgolandensis harbors:
- a CDS encoding APC family permease, with product MSNAESSGNYEKNSLSVTGSVAMGTGVMIGAGIFALTGQVAEQAGGLFPLAFLAAGMVAGFSAYSYVKMAEHYPSAGGIAMFLMKAYGKGTVTAAMSLLMYFSMVINESLVARTFGTYTLQLFDAKDNRFLVPVLGVGLLVAAFIVNILGNKFISTFSTVSAAIKISGILIFAAAGLWVSGLTFESVGVTERTSAGSFLSATALALLAYKGFTTITNSGSEIKEPKKNIGRSIILSLSVCLVVYLLVAFAVAGNLSVAEIIKNRDYALAEAARPAFGQWGTYFTVGLAIVATISGLIASTFAVSRMLAMLSEMKLVPHKHFGMPGNIQKHTLVYTVVFAITLTILFDLSRIASLGAIFYIVMDMAVHWGVLRHVHDKVKANRWIPVIALLLDVMILGVFLWMKATSDMLVIWVALGGILFIFVGEKLFLSWKKEDGEPLHADGHSAQRV from the coding sequence ATGAGCAATGCAGAGTCATCTGGTAACTACGAAAAAAATAGTCTGTCAGTAACTGGATCAGTTGCGATGGGTACCGGAGTGATGATCGGTGCGGGAATTTTCGCCCTCACCGGTCAAGTTGCCGAGCAGGCGGGCGGACTATTTCCGCTTGCTTTTCTGGCTGCAGGTATGGTGGCGGGATTTAGTGCTTACAGCTACGTCAAGATGGCCGAGCATTACCCGTCTGCAGGTGGTATCGCTATGTTCTTGATGAAAGCCTATGGCAAGGGTACGGTCACCGCAGCCATGTCCTTGTTGATGTACTTCTCCATGGTTATCAACGAAAGTCTTGTTGCTAGAACGTTCGGAACGTACACGTTGCAGTTGTTCGATGCCAAGGACAACCGGTTTCTTGTACCAGTTCTGGGCGTTGGACTCCTTGTCGCCGCCTTCATCGTCAACATTCTCGGCAACAAGTTTATTAGTACCTTTTCAACGGTGTCCGCCGCAATCAAGATCTCAGGTATCTTGATTTTTGCCGCCGCAGGTTTATGGGTGTCTGGGCTGACATTTGAAAGTGTTGGCGTCACGGAACGAACATCCGCTGGCAGCTTCCTGTCGGCGACAGCTCTCGCCCTTCTAGCATATAAAGGTTTTACAACCATCACCAACAGTGGATCGGAGATTAAGGAACCGAAGAAGAACATTGGTCGATCGATCATCCTCTCGCTATCGGTCTGTTTGGTGGTTTATCTGCTCGTTGCCTTTGCCGTCGCAGGCAATCTTTCCGTTGCTGAGATCATTAAGAACCGTGACTATGCTCTGGCGGAAGCGGCGCGCCCGGCGTTTGGTCAATGGGGGACTTACTTCACGGTGGGCCTGGCGATTGTAGCGACAATTTCGGGGCTAATCGCCAGCACCTTTGCCGTGTCACGCATGTTGGCGATGCTCAGTGAGATGAAGCTCGTGCCACACAAGCACTTCGGAATGCCCGGCAATATTCAAAAACACACACTAGTCTACACCGTCGTTTTCGCGATCACGCTGACGATCCTATTCGACCTGTCACGAATCGCATCACTGGGAGCGATTTTCTACATCGTCATGGATATGGCGGTGCACTGGGGCGTATTGCGTCATGTGCATGACAAAGTAAAGGCAAACCGCTGGATACCGGTGATCGCATTGCTTTTAGATGTCATGATACTCGGCGTTTTTCTATGGATGAAGGCTACTAGTGATATGCTGGTTATTTGGGTCGCATTGGGGGGGATTCTGTTCATCTTCGTTGGTGAAAAGCTGTTCTTGTCGTGGAAAAAAGAAGACGGCGAGCCACTACATGCGGACGGCCATTCTGCGCAGAGGGTTTGA
- a CDS encoding MerR family transcriptional regulator: MTKFTIGKVAAAAGVGVETIRFYERRGLIAQPTPIKTSFREYPESAVNRIRFIKRAQELGFTLSEVAELLALSEQSAASRKSVRELAAKKLLLIREKLEDLRHMEATLSKLVDDCSGQGPLHGCPIIEAITDTQIHCN, translated from the coding sequence ATGACCAAATTCACGATTGGAAAAGTTGCCGCAGCGGCAGGTGTCGGAGTGGAAACGATCCGCTTCTATGAGCGACGCGGATTAATAGCGCAGCCCACGCCGATCAAGACATCGTTTCGCGAGTATCCGGAATCCGCAGTGAATCGAATTCGTTTCATCAAGCGGGCGCAAGAACTTGGATTCACACTTTCCGAAGTTGCGGAACTGCTGGCCCTATCAGAACAATCGGCGGCCTCGCGCAAGAGCGTCAGGGAGCTCGCGGCCAAGAAGCTACTCCTAATTCGTGAAAAGCTAGAAGACTTGCGTCACATGGAAGCGACGTTGTCCAAGTTGGTTGACGATTGCAGCGGCCAGGGGCCATTGCATGGCTGTCCAATCATCGAAGCAATTACAGATACTCAGATCCATTGCAATTAA
- a CDS encoding heavy-metal-associated domain-containing protein has protein sequence MQATFSTTMTCGGCLSKVKPYLDDNVDIKSWEADLQDPRKLLRFELAEHAQPDTIVSLIGQAGFTATQIDETPKSVDSPEKEESVAKPGFEFSTYKPLFLVVSYVIGASALFELSQPSWELSRFMNNFMGFFFLGFAFFKLLNISKFADAFATYDIVAGRSRAYALAYPWIELSLGLLFVTRTLPMLANILTAVIMSVGLIGVIAAVRKKQTIQCACLGTAFNLPMSVVTIIENSVMLVMALAMLLA, from the coding sequence ATGCAAGCAACTTTTTCAACGACAATGACCTGCGGCGGATGCTTGAGCAAGGTCAAACCGTATCTCGACGACAATGTAGACATTAAGAGCTGGGAAGCCGACCTGCAAGACCCACGTAAGCTGTTGCGATTCGAACTGGCTGAGCACGCGCAGCCCGACACGATCGTTTCACTCATTGGCCAGGCCGGTTTTACTGCCACCCAAATTGACGAAACTCCAAAGTCAGTTGATTCCCCAGAAAAAGAAGAGTCAGTTGCCAAGCCAGGGTTTGAGTTTTCGACATACAAGCCCTTGTTTCTAGTCGTCAGTTATGTCATCGGCGCCTCGGCGCTGTTCGAACTGAGTCAACCGTCGTGGGAGCTGTCACGCTTCATGAACAACTTTATGGGCTTCTTCTTTCTTGGCTTCGCGTTCTTCAAACTATTGAATATCTCCAAGTTTGCCGACGCGTTCGCAACTTACGACATCGTCGCCGGGCGCTCCAGGGCCTATGCGCTGGCCTACCCGTGGATTGAATTGTCGCTCGGATTGTTGTTTGTCACGAGGACGCTACCGATGCTTGCTAACATCCTCACAGCCGTCATCATGTCGGTGGGATTGATTGGCGTCATCGCGGCAGTGCGTAAGAAGCAGACGATTCAATGCGCCTGCCTAGGCACCGCATTCAACTTGCCGATGTCCGTCGTCACGATTATCGAAAACAGCGTGATGCTCGTAATGGCCTTGGCCATGCTCCTCGCTTAA
- a CDS encoding DUF6370 family protein: MKFTALLCVLLLIGCQRSDDLAIDNADADLQVKMIGQVVEASCGECQFDMEGTGCDLAVRIDGKGYFVDGSIMSDHGNAHGDGGMCNTVRKAKVTGEVKGERFVATAFELLPADGDSATHGSSPHDESTHHTH, encoded by the coding sequence ATGAAATTCACGGCTCTGTTGTGCGTATTGTTATTGATCGGGTGTCAGAGATCGGACGATCTGGCGATTGACAATGCCGATGCTGACCTTCAAGTGAAAATGATTGGGCAGGTTGTCGAAGCGTCATGCGGCGAATGCCAATTCGACATGGAAGGAACTGGGTGCGATTTGGCTGTTCGTATTGACGGAAAAGGGTATTTTGTTGATGGATCAATAATGAGCGATCATGGCAATGCACACGGCGATGGCGGAATGTGCAATACCGTCCGGAAGGCTAAGGTAACGGGCGAAGTCAAAGGCGAACGATTTGTCGCAACAGCCTTTGAACTTTTACCTGCGGACGGTGACTCAGCGACTCACGGGTCTTCGCCGCACGATGAATCTACGCACCACACGCACTGA
- a CDS encoding sialidase family protein has protein sequence MRFCLVVLLSILLSSIATSLRAADPVCVISSETVPGAQQPQVAVDSTGHIFVAFGANEDIYVCKSVDRGKTYASPIKVGHVIKLALGMRRGPRIVANEKSVVVTAIGHESGNLLAWRSEDGGDTWSGPVDVSDQPKVAREGLHGMAMGPDGLIFCTWLDLRNDRTQIYGARSQDGGKTWSKNRRIYASPSGTVCECCHPSVAISDDGTIYVMWRNALDGNRDMYLAKSEDSGQTFGLADKLGVGSWKLNACPMDGGDLAVAEDGSTLTVWRRNQQIFATDVGGRMRERLLGSGEQPSVAANVNGHYLVWVNRRGGDLLLSTPNSNTPVRLAEPAADPMIAASRSINGPVVLVWESGKKPDASIMASVVSD, from the coding sequence ATGAGATTTTGTTTGGTTGTATTGCTTAGTATTCTGCTGAGCTCGATCGCTACCTCCTTAAGAGCCGCCGATCCGGTCTGCGTCATTTCGTCTGAAACCGTGCCCGGCGCTCAACAGCCGCAAGTTGCTGTCGATTCAACCGGTCATATCTTCGTCGCGTTTGGGGCGAACGAGGATATCTATGTTTGTAAATCCGTCGATCGCGGAAAGACGTACGCCAGTCCCATTAAAGTCGGACATGTCATAAAACTCGCGTTGGGGATGCGGCGCGGGCCGAGAATTGTTGCCAACGAAAAGTCGGTTGTCGTGACTGCAATTGGCCACGAAAGCGGAAACCTGTTGGCTTGGCGATCCGAGGATGGTGGCGATACATGGAGCGGCCCCGTTGATGTTAGTGACCAACCCAAAGTTGCGCGAGAAGGGTTGCATGGAATGGCCATGGGACCGGATGGTTTGATTTTCTGTACATGGCTGGACCTGCGTAACGACCGAACGCAGATATACGGTGCTCGTTCGCAAGACGGAGGCAAGACTTGGTCTAAGAATCGCCGAATCTATGCGTCACCATCTGGCACTGTTTGCGAATGTTGTCATCCATCCGTTGCAATCAGCGATGACGGCACGATTTACGTGATGTGGCGAAATGCGTTGGATGGCAATCGCGACATGTATCTGGCGAAGTCTGAAGATTCGGGCCAAACATTTGGATTGGCCGACAAGCTTGGTGTTGGAAGTTGGAAGCTGAATGCCTGCCCAATGGACGGAGGCGATCTGGCTGTCGCGGAAGACGGTTCGACTCTTACGGTGTGGCGTCGAAATCAACAAATATTTGCTACTGATGTTGGTGGTCGCATGCGCGAACGATTGCTCGGTTCAGGAGAACAACCTTCAGTCGCAGCAAATGTCAACGGTCACTATCTGGTGTGGGTTAACCGTCGCGGAGGAGACTTACTGCTCTCAACTCCGAATTCAAACACGCCAGTTCGACTGGCCGAACCGGCGGCCGACCCAATGATCGCAGCTTCGAGGTCGATCAATGGGCCTGTAGTCCTTGTATGGGAATCGGGAAAAAAGCCAGACGCATCGATTATGGCCTCGGTTGTTAGCGACTAA
- a CDS encoding efflux RND transporter permease subunit, with the protein MTEPSKEIAPDIEAGRRTILGGIIWFCLHNKLVMLLLVWAIMGWGVMVAPFDWQVGSLPRNPVPVDAIPDIGENQQIVFTEWMGRSPQDVEDQIGYPMTVALLGIPEVKTIRSYSMFGFSTIYVIFNENAEFYWSRSRVLEKLNSLPVGTLPEGVQPTLGPDSTALGQILWYTLEGHDPDGNPTGGWDLQELRTIQDWYVRYAIASAEGVSEVASIGGFVQEYQIDVDPDAMQAAKVSLADVFQSVRMSNVDVGARTIEINKAEYVIRGLGFIEQVEDIEKTVVKVTDNVPITIKDVANVTLGPALRRGALDKAGAEAVGGVTVVRYGFNPLEAIKSVKKKIEEVSPGLPTKVVIDWSRTTPVQVGDWIESLGLSVDRNEDVLTSLSHASTLNTQLVSQLRSMSREQWPSWITTSQVRVVPFYDRTGVIYETLGTLNTALSEEILVTIIVILVMVLHLRSSILISALLPLAVLMCFIAMKTFGVDANIVALSGIAIAIGTMVDMGIILCENILKHLDEADPNEDRGHVIFRAANEVASAVLTAVSTTVVSFLPVFTMVAAEGKLFRPLAFTKTFALAASVIVALTIIPPAAHILMGRRMKSGALRRYSMFALVGAGVLAMYFVTWWVGATVAALGVYKLLEERIPANYHKFAPYAASAVAVLVVGVLLTDHWLPLGPEKGLIRNLLFVGLLIGGLLGFFTVFQRYLYEPLLRWCLAHKLLFLSLPAMILLLGGCSWLGFDRIFSFIPKTISRVGISESTIRESRPWVAATTAFPGIGKEFMPPLDEGSFLYMPTTMPHASIGEAMDVLQLQNRLLVSIPEVESVVGKIGRADSPLDPAPISMIETFISYKSEYKSDQNGNRLDFRFDEESGTYARDDQGDLIEDSSGRPFRQWREEIKSPNDIWEEITKAADIPGTTSAPKLQPIAARIVMLQSGMRAPMGMKIKGPDLITIERVALQIEGLLKQVPSVKASAVIADRIVGKPYLEIDIDRDAIKRYGLHIRSVQDVIEVAIGGRRITTTVEGRERYPVRVRYARELRDDAESLERILVPTPMGQQIPLGQLADIRYLRGPQVIKSEDTFLLGYVLFDMKAGNAEVDVVEDAQAFLQEKIASGELVLPAGVSYTFAGNYENQLRSQKTLMVVLPLALGIIFLILYFQFKSVITTSLVFSGIAIAWAGGFIMLWLYGTDWFLDFQVFGTNMRTLFQVHTINLSVAVWVGFLALFGIASDDGVVIASYLDESFRKDRIANVKHAREATVTAGMRRVRPCLMTTATTLLALIPVLTSTGRGSDIMVPMAIPSFGGMTIEILTMLVVPVLYCSVMEWKLKLGIADPRFAEDA; encoded by the coding sequence ATGACCGAACCTTCAAAAGAAATCGCCCCCGATATCGAAGCCGGTCGACGCACGATTCTCGGCGGAATCATCTGGTTCTGTCTTCACAATAAGCTAGTCATGCTGCTACTGGTCTGGGCCATCATGGGCTGGGGCGTGATGGTAGCCCCTTTCGATTGGCAAGTCGGCAGTCTGCCACGCAATCCCGTTCCCGTCGATGCCATTCCTGATATCGGTGAGAACCAGCAAATCGTCTTCACCGAGTGGATGGGGCGGAGCCCGCAGGATGTCGAGGATCAGATCGGCTATCCGATGACAGTTGCGTTGTTGGGTATCCCGGAAGTCAAAACGATTCGCAGCTACTCGATGTTCGGTTTCTCGACCATCTATGTGATCTTCAACGAGAACGCCGAATTCTACTGGTCGCGTTCGCGTGTGCTGGAGAAACTCAACAGCCTGCCTGTTGGAACGCTGCCCGAAGGCGTGCAACCGACACTCGGGCCGGATTCCACCGCGCTCGGTCAAATTCTATGGTACACCTTGGAAGGGCATGACCCCGACGGCAATCCAACCGGCGGCTGGGATTTGCAAGAGTTGCGGACGATTCAGGATTGGTATGTCCGCTACGCAATCGCGTCTGCAGAAGGCGTTAGCGAAGTTGCGTCCATCGGCGGATTCGTTCAGGAATACCAAATCGACGTTGACCCGGATGCCATGCAGGCTGCCAAGGTCTCCTTGGCTGATGTGTTTCAGTCGGTCCGCATGTCGAACGTCGATGTCGGTGCGAGAACGATCGAGATCAATAAGGCCGAATACGTTATTCGCGGCTTGGGCTTTATTGAACAAGTAGAAGATATTGAAAAGACTGTTGTCAAAGTCACCGACAATGTTCCCATCACCATCAAGGATGTCGCCAACGTCACGCTCGGCCCCGCGCTACGCCGCGGCGCCTTGGACAAAGCGGGAGCAGAAGCAGTGGGTGGCGTTACGGTCGTTCGCTACGGCTTCAATCCACTCGAAGCGATTAAGAGTGTCAAAAAGAAGATCGAAGAAGTTTCGCCGGGCCTGCCAACCAAAGTGGTCATCGATTGGAGCCGAACGACGCCGGTTCAAGTTGGCGATTGGATTGAGAGTCTAGGGTTGAGTGTTGATAGGAACGAGGACGTCCTGACGTCCCTTTCTCATGCCTCAACCCTCAACACCCAACTTGTCTCCCAACTACGCTCGATGTCACGAGAGCAGTGGCCAAGCTGGATTACAACAAGCCAAGTTCGTGTCGTTCCCTTCTACGACCGAACCGGAGTTATCTACGAAACGCTTGGCACGCTCAATACGGCACTTAGCGAAGAGATTCTGGTGACGATCATCGTCATCTTGGTGATGGTGTTGCATCTGCGGAGCTCGATCCTGATCTCTGCCTTATTGCCGCTAGCCGTGTTGATGTGCTTCATCGCCATGAAGACTTTTGGCGTAGATGCAAATATCGTCGCCTTGTCAGGTATTGCCATAGCGATCGGCACGATGGTCGATATGGGTATCATTCTGTGCGAAAATATCTTGAAGCATTTGGATGAAGCCGATCCGAACGAAGATCGAGGGCATGTTATCTTTCGCGCCGCTAACGAAGTTGCAAGTGCTGTATTGACCGCAGTGTCCACAACTGTTGTTAGTTTTCTGCCAGTCTTCACGATGGTCGCAGCGGAAGGCAAGCTCTTCCGCCCCCTCGCATTTACGAAGACTTTTGCGTTGGCCGCCTCCGTTATTGTCGCTTTAACCATCATTCCTCCGGCAGCTCACATTCTTATGGGCAGACGGATGAAATCTGGCGCACTTCGACGATATTCAATGTTTGCTCTTGTTGGGGCTGGCGTCCTGGCAATGTACTTTGTGACTTGGTGGGTCGGTGCGACCGTTGCTGCTCTTGGCGTCTACAAATTGCTGGAAGAACGCATTCCAGCCAACTATCACAAGTTTGCTCCCTACGCTGCCAGTGCGGTTGCGGTCTTGGTAGTAGGCGTTTTACTTACCGATCACTGGCTACCGCTCGGTCCTGAAAAGGGCTTGATTCGCAATTTGTTGTTCGTGGGACTTTTGATCGGCGGGCTACTCGGCTTCTTCACCGTATTTCAGCGCTACCTTTATGAGCCGCTCCTGCGTTGGTGTCTGGCCCATAAGCTGCTCTTCCTCTCGCTACCCGCGATGATTCTACTGCTGGGTGGCTGTTCGTGGCTTGGCTTTGATCGGATCTTCTCGTTCATACCTAAAACTATCTCACGTGTGGGCATTTCAGAATCGACTATACGCGAATCTCGCCCTTGGGTGGCTGCCACCACGGCGTTTCCTGGCATCGGCAAGGAGTTCATGCCGCCGCTTGACGAGGGTTCATTTCTGTACATGCCCACCACGATGCCACACGCTTCGATTGGTGAGGCGATGGATGTGCTGCAGTTGCAAAACAGGCTACTAGTTTCAATTCCTGAAGTGGAATCGGTAGTTGGCAAAATCGGTCGCGCCGATAGTCCGCTCGACCCTGCGCCAATCTCCATGATCGAAACCTTCATCAGCTACAAGTCAGAATACAAGTCGGACCAAAACGGAAACCGATTGGACTTTCGCTTCGACGAAGAATCTGGCACATACGCACGCGACGACCAGGGCGATTTGATCGAGGACTCCAGCGGACGACCGTTCCGTCAATGGCGCGAGGAAATCAAGTCGCCCAACGACATCTGGGAAGAGATCACCAAAGCCGCCGACATTCCCGGCACCACGTCTGCACCCAAACTGCAACCCATTGCGGCTCGAATCGTGATGCTGCAAAGTGGCATGCGTGCGCCGATGGGAATGAAGATCAAAGGCCCCGATCTAATAACCATCGAACGAGTTGCTCTGCAGATTGAAGGTCTACTCAAGCAGGTCCCGAGTGTTAAGGCATCTGCCGTCATCGCTGACCGGATCGTCGGCAAGCCCTACTTGGAGATTGACATCGACCGCGATGCCATCAAGCGCTACGGACTGCACATTCGCAGCGTGCAAGACGTCATTGAAGTCGCTATTGGAGGTCGTCGCATCACCACCACGGTTGAAGGCCGCGAGCGGTATCCGGTACGCGTCCGGTATGCTCGCGAACTAAGAGACGACGCCGAGTCCTTGGAACGGATACTTGTGCCGACACCGATGGGCCAGCAGATCCCGTTGGGGCAGCTTGCGGACATTCGTTATCTCCGTGGCCCGCAGGTCATCAAGAGCGAGGACACTTTCCTGCTCGGATACGTTCTGTTCGACATGAAGGCCGGCAATGCCGAGGTCGATGTCGTTGAAGATGCACAGGCGTTCTTGCAGGAGAAGATCGCCAGCGGCGAGTTGGTTCTACCCGCCGGCGTCAGTTATACGTTCGCAGGCAACTATGAAAACCAACTGAGATCGCAGAAGACCTTGATGGTAGTCCTGCCGCTGGCCCTTGGAATCATCTTTCTGATTCTGTACTTCCAATTCAAATCTGTCATCACAACATCGCTGGTATTTAGCGGTATCGCGATCGCATGGGCTGGTGGCTTCATCATGCTATGGCTCTATGGGACCGATTGGTTCCTGGATTTCCAAGTATTCGGAACCAACATGCGGACGCTGTTTCAAGTGCACACAATCAATCTCAGCGTCGCCGTCTGGGTTGGCTTCCTGGCATTGTTTGGAATCGCCAGCGACGACGGAGTCGTGATCGCATCCTACCTTGACGAGAGTTTCCGCAAGGATCGAATCGCCAACGTCAAGCATGCTCGCGAAGCGACGGTGACCGCAGGCATGCGTCGCGTTCGTCCTTGCCTGATGACAACAGCCACCACGCTGCTGGCTTTGATCCCTGTCTTGACTTCCACTGGACGCGGAAGCGACATCATGGTTCCCATGGCAATTCCAAGTTTCGGCGGGATGACGATTGAGATTTTGACGATGCTTGTCGTTCCCGTTCTCTACTGCTCCGTGATGGAATGGAAGCTCAAGCTCGGCATCGCCGACCCGCGATTCGCCGAGGACGCGTAA
- a CDS encoding efflux RND transporter periplasmic adaptor subunit has translation MNRINAFFQQHRGKLWIAQAVGLLLLGLLVGFSLRGDSPPSVANGEDGHAAHNAPEKAAEIWTCSMHPQIRRDGPGKCPICGMDLVAVKKSASGVRTISISPNVMKLMNVQTVPVTHRYVTANVRMVGKVDYDETRLAHITAWVSGRLDRLFVDFTGVEVNQGDHMVSIYSEELYTAQEELISATQSAAQRPSSRFIEPIDLAGSAREKLRLLGITEKQIQEIEQRGKPNDHITIYAPVGGIVIQKLRQEGDRVRTGDRIYTVADLTQLWVQMDAYESDLAWLRYGQDVEFSTEAYPGEVFHGRIAFIDPILNEATRTVKVRVNVANTDGRLKPEMFVRAIVRSQIAAGGRVLDASLAGKWISPMHPEIVKDEPGNCDICGMPLVRAETLGYVTAEPSDTAKPLVIPVSAALLTGTRAIVYVQIPNAEEPTYEGREIVLGPRAGDYYLVKSGLKEGELVVTNGNFKLDSALQISAKPSMMTPEGGGGGGGHNHGGESKPTADGEPMKMAENARMSLPPELEKQLHQVLGSVSSIGDAIEEAELDAIRNAYLQLGTAVSLLKTEQLSGDMRGQLDEFAMLLRNDAVEGKGINTLQNADRIFLVTKRHTERLQQMFGLSHGGHQPAEQSLDVPAEFRDQLGQLVRPYLTIADALAADDPNSASAAVPLLQQSVSSINAQSLSGKTMERWNVEMKSLSAILARLSKATDIDALRSAFALMSDELLTLQRTFGLPNSDQLFELHCPMAFDGRGASWIQIDDAVRNPYYGPSMLKCADKVEPLSEKQPPADEHSGHNRG, from the coding sequence ATGAACCGAATCAACGCGTTTTTTCAGCAACATCGTGGCAAGCTCTGGATCGCGCAGGCGGTTGGGCTTCTACTTCTTGGTCTGCTCGTCGGTTTTTCATTGCGTGGCGACTCGCCTCCATCAGTCGCAAATGGCGAAGATGGTCACGCTGCGCACAACGCACCCGAGAAGGCGGCTGAAATTTGGACCTGTTCGATGCATCCACAGATTCGACGCGATGGTCCAGGCAAGTGTCCGATATGCGGTATGGATTTGGTAGCGGTTAAGAAATCCGCTAGCGGCGTTCGAACTATTTCGATCAGCCCCAACGTGATGAAGCTCATGAATGTGCAAACCGTTCCTGTGACGCACCGTTATGTTACAGCCAATGTGCGAATGGTTGGCAAAGTCGATTATGACGAAACTCGCTTGGCGCACATCACCGCTTGGGTCTCGGGGCGGTTGGATCGTCTGTTCGTCGACTTCACGGGTGTGGAAGTCAACCAAGGCGACCACATGGTTTCCATCTACAGCGAGGAACTATATACCGCGCAGGAAGAATTGATTTCTGCAACACAATCTGCCGCACAGCGGCCGTCGTCGCGGTTCATTGAGCCAATCGATTTGGCAGGATCCGCTCGTGAAAAATTGCGACTGCTGGGCATTACTGAAAAGCAGATTCAGGAAATTGAGCAACGCGGCAAACCCAATGATCACATCACGATTTACGCTCCGGTCGGCGGGATTGTCATCCAGAAGCTGAGACAAGAAGGTGATCGAGTTCGCACCGGCGATCGTATCTACACCGTGGCTGACCTAACACAGTTATGGGTTCAGATGGATGCCTACGAATCTGACCTGGCTTGGCTGCGATACGGACAAGACGTCGAATTTTCGACCGAAGCCTATCCCGGTGAAGTCTTCCACGGGCGAATCGCATTCATTGATCCAATACTGAATGAAGCCACGCGGACGGTCAAAGTACGCGTCAACGTCGCTAACACAGACGGACGCTTGAAACCGGAAATGTTCGTGCGCGCGATCGTTCGCTCCCAGATCGCCGCGGGCGGTCGGGTTCTCGATGCGTCGCTGGCTGGAAAGTGGATTAGCCCTATGCACCCGGAGATCGTCAAAGACGAACCAGGGAATTGTGACATCTGCGGGATGCCGCTGGTTCGAGCCGAGACGCTGGGTTATGTAACGGCGGAACCAAGCGACACGGCTAAGCCACTGGTGATCCCGGTATCGGCAGCGTTGCTCACAGGAACGCGGGCCATTGTCTATGTACAGATTCCTAATGCAGAAGAACCAACCTACGAAGGACGCGAAATCGTGCTGGGCCCGCGTGCCGGTGACTATTACCTCGTTAAATCAGGACTGAAAGAAGGCGAATTGGTTGTCACCAATGGCAACTTCAAGCTAGATAGCGCGCTACAAATTTCAGCCAAACCTTCCATGATGACTCCCGAAGGTGGCGGCGGTGGCGGTGGTCACAATCATGGTGGCGAATCGAAACCGACCGCTGACGGTGAGCCCATGAAGATGGCCGAAAACGCGCGCATGTCACTTCCGCCAGAGTTGGAGAAGCAGTTACACCAAGTGCTCGGATCTGTGAGTTCCATCGGCGACGCCATTGAAGAGGCTGAACTGGATGCGATTCGCAATGCATACTTACAGCTAGGCACCGCTGTGTCACTACTGAAGACCGAACAGCTATCGGGCGATATGCGGGGACAGCTCGATGAGTTCGCTATGCTGCTGAGAAATGATGCTGTAGAAGGCAAGGGAATTAACACTCTGCAAAACGCGGATAGAATTTTCTTAGTTACGAAGCGCCACACCGAACGACTTCAACAGATGTTCGGTCTGTCTCACGGCGGGCATCAACCGGCCGAACAGAGCCTGGATGTTCCGGCTGAGTTTCGTGATCAGCTAGGCCAACTTGTTCGCCCCTACCTGACAATCGCGGACGCGCTTGCAGCGGACGACCCCAATTCAGCTTCAGCCGCCGTGCCACTTCTCCAACAATCCGTGAGTTCCATCAACGCACAGTCCCTGAGCGGAAAAACGATGGAACGCTGGAACGTCGAAATGAAAAGCCTATCCGCCATTTTAGCGCGTCTGTCGAAGGCAACCGATATTGACGCCCTTCGGTCTGCTTTTGCTCTCATGTCAGATGAACTTCTGACTCTACAACGCACTTTCGGTTTACCGAACAGTGATCAACTATTCGAGCTGCATTGTCCGATGGCTTTTGATGGCCGTGGCGCTAGTTGGATTCAGATCGATGACGCAGTTCGCAATCCATACTATGGACCGTCGATGCTGAAGTGTGCAGACAAGGTCGAGCCACTGAGTGAGAAACAGCCGCCGGCCGATGAACACTCTGGACACAATCGTGGTTAG